Proteins encoded together in one Benincasa hispida cultivar B227 chromosome 1, ASM972705v1, whole genome shotgun sequence window:
- the LOC120088305 gene encoding inactive leucine-rich repeat receptor-like protein kinase CORYNE, which produces MGRKRYIVKVMILLLLMFSFHHFSDAKCQERTSNHFASSGPPLPTTSSTPTSSPRFKNGVRRIIFSVLLGVVTGLMGSLLFACLIRSFVRYLNKTPILKGPVIFSPIIDPKTLHHALRNENQLLGSSPHGKYYRTVLDNGLTIAVKRLEGSENTAATAARKSEKRQTQQQLERLARLRHRNLMSLRAYVGEGEGVWLVYDYVGTGSLEDVMKKVRENELRLGWEIRLGIAVGVIKGLQYLHFECDPQILHYNLKPSNVMLDAEYEPRLADCGLHKLFSNLHVAATSAYTSPECFQDCSFNRYSDKSDIFSFGMILAVLLTGRDPADPFFGEAASGGSLGQWLRHLQLAGEAREALDKSIIGEEGEEDEMLMAVRIAVVCLSEQPVDRPSSDELVHMLTQLHSF; this is translated from the exons AtggggaggaaaagatatatcgTTAAGGTTATGATTCTATTATTGTTAATGTTCTCTTTTCACCATTTCTCCGACGCAAAATGCCAGGAAAGAACAAGCAATCACTTCGCTTCCTCAGGACCGCCATTACCAACAACATCATCAACACCAACAAGCTCTCCACGGTTCAAAAATGGCGTCCGAAGAATCATCTTCAGTGTTCTATTAGGCGTAGTTACAGGTTTAATGGGTTCCCTTCTTTTCGCTTGTTTAATCCGCAGCTTTGTCCGATACCTAAACAAAACCCCAATTCTAAAAGGCCCTGTCATATTCTCTCCAATAATCGACCCCAAAACCCTCCATCACGCCCTTAGAAACGAAAATCAGCTTCTGGGGTCCAGTCCCCATGGGAAGTACTACAGGACTGTTCTGGACAATGGACTAACCATCGCCGTGAAACGGCTCGAAGGGTCCGAGAACACGGCTGCGACCGCGGCGAGGAAGTCGGAGAAGAGGCAGACACAGCAGCAGCTTGAGAGGCTGGCTAGGCTTAGACATAGGAATCTGATGAGCTTAAGGGCTTATGTTGGGGAAGGGGAAGGAGTTTGGTTGGTTTATGATTATGTGGGAACAGGAAGCCTTGAGGATGTAATGAAGAAAGTGAGGGAAAATGAGTTGAGGTTGGGGTGGGAAATCAGGCTTGGGATTGCAGTTGGGGTTATAAAGGGTCTTCAGTATCTTCACTTTGAGTGTGATCCTCAAATTCTTCACTACAATTTGAAGCCTTCAAATGTTATGTTGGATGCTGAGTATGAACCAAGGTTGGCTGATTGTGGCTTGCACAAGTTATTCTCTAACTTGCACGTGGCTGCTACTTCTGCCTATACCTCCCCCGAGTGCTTTCAGGATTGCAG TTTCAACAGGTATAGCGATAAGAGCGACATCTTCAGCTTCGGGATGATTTTGGCTGTTCTACTAACAGGTAGAGATCCCGCAGATCCGTTCTTTGGAGAAGCTGCTAGTGGTGGAAGTTTAGGTCAATGGCTACGACACTTACAGCTTGCCGGGGAGGCTCGAGAAGCGCTCGATAAGAGTATCATAGGTGAAGAaggggaagaagatgaaatgcTAATGGCTGTGAGGATTGCTGTTGTGTGCTTATCAGAGCAGCCAGTAGATAGACCTTCAAGTGATGAGTTGGTACACATGCTAACCCAATTGCACAGTTTCTGA
- the LOC120088296 gene encoding ADP-ribosylation factor GTPase-activating protein AGD3 encodes MHFAKLDDSPMFRKQIQCLEESAELLRERSLKFYKGCRKYTEGLGEGYDGDIAFASSLETFGGGHNDPISVAFGGPVMTKFTIALREIGTYKEVLRSQVEHMLNDRLLQFVNIDLLEVKEARKRFDKASLLYDQAREKFLSLRKGTKNDVASLLEEELHNARSAFEQARFSLVTALSNVEAKKRFEFLEAVSGTMDAHLRYFKQGYELLHQMEPYINQVLTYAQQSRERSNYEQAALSERMQEYKRQVDRESRWSSNGSNGSPNGDGIQAIGRSSHKMIEEVMQSAAKGKVQTIRQGYLSKRSSNLRGDWKRRFFVLDSRGLLYYYRKQCSKSSASLGQLAGQRNSSELGSGLLSRWLSNHYHGGVHDEKSVAHHTVNLLTSTIKVDADQSDLRFCFRIISPTKSYTLQAESALDQMDWIEKITGVIASLLSSQAPERCLAGSPMGSGHHRSTSESSSFESSDFDQTAVEEYTSERSLSSSHLERPSRNLQQQRSVMKIEKPIDILRRVCGNDKCADCGAPEPDWASLNLGVLVCIECSGVHRNLGVHISKVRSLTLDVKVWEPSVISLFQSLGNTFANSVWEEMLQSRSAFQVDLVTTGLYKSDKQNMHFISKPSHSDPISVKEKFIHAKYAEKAFVRKPKENQYPHLVAQQIWDGVRSNDKKAVYRHIINSEADVNAVYKQVPCGSLTLAKVMLMQEPTGLEQHNYKASDFVERSTSSSNSEGTSEGQAMEGLDGCTLLHLACETGDIGMLELLLQCGANINAIDSRHQSALHHCIAKGRTGFAKLLLSRGADPRAVNGDGKTPLELAVELKLNDVEILAILSDAIG; translated from the exons ATGCATTTCGCGAAGCTTGATGACTCTCCTATGTTCCGCAAGCAG ATACAATGCTTGGAGGAAAGTGCTGAATTATTGAGGGAAAGGAGTTTGAAGTTTTATAAAGGATGTCGAAAATACAC TGAAGGACTTGGTGAAGGATATGATGGTGATATTGCCTTTGCAAGTTCCCTGGAAACTTTTGGTGGAGGGCATAATGACCCAATCAGTGTTGCTTTTGGAG GACCTGTCATGACCAAATTTACAATTGCTCTGAGGGAAATTGGGACATACAAGGAAGTCCTTCGCTCTCAG GTGGAGCATATGCTTAATGACAGATTACTGCAGTTTGTCAACATTGATTTGCTTGAAGTCAAG GAAGCAAGGAAGCGCTTTGACAAGGCTAGTCTTCTCTATGACCAG GCTCGTGAGAAATTCCTGTCCTTGAGAAAAGGAACTAAAAATGACGTTGCTAGTCTTTTGGAAGAG GAACTTCATAATGCAAGATCTGCATTCGAGCAGGCGCGCTTTAGTCTA GTGACTGCTCTTTCTAATGTTGAGGCTAAAAaaagatttgaatttttagaGGCAGTCAGTGGGACAATGGATGCACATCTTCGTTACTTCAAACAG GGTTATGAATTGTTGCATCAGATGGAACCGTATATTAATCAG gtgttGACCTATGCCCAGCAATCAAGAGAAAGGTCCAACTATGAACAGGCTGCTCTTAGTGAACGGATGCAAGAGTACAAAAGGCAGGTTGATCGGGAGAGTAGGTGGTCATCCAATGGTTCTAATGGATCTCCTAATGGGGATGGTATTCAAGCCATTGGTAGAAGTTCACATAAAATGATAGAGGAAGTCATGCAATCTGCTGCAAAAGGAAAG GTTCAAACCATTCGACAAGGTTATCTCTCAAAGCGTTCTTCAAACTTGAGAGGTGACTGGAAAAGAAGATTTTTTGTTCTTGATAGCCGGGGATTGCTGTATTATTATCGCAAGCAGTGTAGCAAATCATCT GCGTCTCTAGGGCAACTAGCTGGTCAGAGGAATAGTTCAGAGCTTGGTTCTGGCCTTTTGAGCCGCTGGCTTTCTAACCATTATCATGGTGGGGTGCATGATGAGAAATCTGTAGCTCATCATACAGTGAACCTGCTCACTTCAACAATCAAAGTTGATGCGGACCAGTCTGATCTTAGGTTCTGCTTTCGCATCATATCACCAACCAAGAGTTATACTTTGCAG GCAGAGAGTGCACTTGATCAAATGGATTGGATTGAAAAAATAACTGGAGTTATTGCTTCATTACTAAGTTCTCAGGCTCCAGAGAGG TGTCTTGCGGGTAGTCCCATGGGAAGTGGTCATCACAGATCTACAAGTGAGAGTAGTTCTTTTGAAAGTTCTGACTTTGATCAGACAGCGGTTGAAGAATATACATCTGAAAGAAGCCTTAGTTCCTCTCATTTGGAACGCCCTTCAAGAAATTTGCAACAGCAACGATCAGTGATGAAAATTGAGAAGCCAATAGACATACTTCGTAGAGTATGTGGTAATGATAAGTGTGCAGATTGTGGTGCGCCTGAACCTGACTGGGCATCTTTGAATCTTGGTGTTCTTGTTTGTATTGAATGTTCAGGTGTTCATCGTAACCTTGGTGTTCACATATCAAAG GTGAGATCCCTTACATTGGATGTCAAAGTGTGGGAACCTTCAGTTATCAGTTTGTTTCAATCTCTTGGAAATACCTTTGCGAACTCGGTTTGGGAGGAGATGCTGCAATCTAGAAGTGCCTTTCAGGTCGATCTTGTTACGACAGG CTTGTACAAGTCTGATAAACAGAATATGCATTTTATCAGCAAACCTAGTCATTCTGATCCAATATCAGTGAAGGAGAAGTTCATTCATGCAAAG TATGCAGAAAAGGCCTTCGTCCGGAAACCAAAGGAAAATCAATATCCTCATTTAGTGGCGCAACAGATTTGGGACGGCGTACGCTCAAATGACAAGAAGGCCGTTTATCGTCACATCATAAACTCGGAAGCAGATGTAAATGCGGTGTACAAGCAAGTGCCTTGTGGCTCTTTAACTCTTGCTAAAGTAATGTTAATGCAGGAGCCGACTGGTCTTGAACAACATAACTACAAAGCCAGTGATTTTGTTGAGAGATCGACAAGCTCTTCCAACTCAGAAGGTACAAGCGAAGGCCAGGCTATGGAGGGTCTAGATGGCTGCACACTCCTGCATCTCGCTTGCGAAACTGGAGACATTGGTATGCTCGAGCTCCTTCTACAATGTGGGGCAAATATCAATGCCATCGACTCTCGACATCAATCGGCACTCCATCATTGTATTGCTAAAGGCAGAACTGGATTTGCGAAATTGCTGCTTTCCAG GGGAGCTGATCCACGGGCGGTGAACGGAGACGGTAAAACCCCCCTTGAGTTGGCAGTAGAATTAAAACTTAATGATGTGGAGATTCTTGCTATACTATCTGATGCAATTGGATGA